Proteins encoded together in one Fibrobacter sp. window:
- a CDS encoding TIGR02171 family protein, whose product MIRLCRVPLFAAVAVAMAVVACTDKKPDSPSSPIVETPEEPAATDGFKLIGAAGDSVYLGANVTTAPSGERPQMLVLFDYNFWFSKHEVTCGEYKSVMDGRGFVPECENDSLPVTDVTFFDAVLFANEKSKMLDLDTAYRYTAVTKDNQGHCTFLEGYAFEPQSAGMRLPTEAEWMFVSRWHWDTQHSWSAENSEDKPHEVCTALQGDAICDMAGNVMEWVNDWYANLRDTTLMNFAGAPDGGHQGKRIVKGGSFRTPASGMLRYSRGDVYTVTSSTHAEYVGFRLAMGAIPSAVWMNDKGYAGNSRFVVVSNSAKLRGKTGSFNVKLAFRNDLTGNLAYIDYSSGIPNVEEIVDTFDVYHPDISPDGKLVAFCTGLEGVDGKSRIYVRSLDAIWSYVAKLNVDGAAIPRWRVLDSGDTVIVFVTSAANNKDDASFRTQTTWQVPFSKGAFGMPQKLFEGAYHGGVSDDNRLAVTGASKLRARIVDSSGAARDEVWYEGEQACNASLARDGSKRTLFLDFGGKTGREFVGQDYGTHERLLIADSTGKLIESIGAPAGFSFDHTEWAHDATRRPGEKYVVTSIANPEGRHGWVVLVDVSDSSMIELVEGEDMWHPALWTQEAGSAIQTDLDFDSAGVYCSIGAGEPPYMLRYKLELLWTYKDTANVVILGSSRPLMGLVPALFSEDFFVINMANVPNMVYVSKYLFENYVLPHVKNLKYLIVSLDIDLWFHSERSEYNFFYNEYKKYPGYIYDANHNFWQDSVPEGLAEVVQSSFGSDFYAGYFRDEMGYVRFNPKPWEDLPVVEYDSTWMDFASDSYYEAFAHLEEIIELAESNGIYVIGIVFPQNPNFQKTGSFGRYGPRRSEAPELLQGIADLSKEHPNFIFMDENKMGNHDFLGEVCNDKDHLAYTGAVKMTARIDSLLHTLK is encoded by the coding sequence TTGATTCGTTTGTGTAGGGTTCCCCTGTTTGCCGCCGTAGCCGTCGCTATGGCCGTTGTGGCGTGTACGGACAAGAAACCGGACTCGCCGTCATCCCCGATTGTGGAGACCCCCGAGGAGCCCGCGGCAACGGACGGATTTAAACTGATTGGCGCTGCCGGTGATTCCGTGTATCTCGGGGCCAACGTGACGACCGCTCCTTCCGGCGAACGCCCGCAGATGCTTGTATTGTTCGACTACAATTTTTGGTTTTCTAAACACGAGGTCACCTGCGGTGAATACAAGTCCGTGATGGATGGCCGCGGGTTCGTGCCCGAATGCGAAAACGATTCCCTGCCCGTTACCGACGTGACGTTCTTCGATGCGGTGCTTTTCGCAAACGAGAAGAGCAAAATGCTTGATCTCGATACCGCCTACAGGTACACTGCCGTGACGAAGGACAACCAGGGGCATTGCACTTTCTTGGAAGGGTACGCGTTCGAACCGCAGTCGGCGGGGATGCGCCTGCCAACGGAAGCGGAATGGATGTTTGTTTCCCGCTGGCATTGGGATACGCAGCATTCGTGGAGTGCGGAAAATTCCGAAGACAAACCCCATGAGGTGTGTACGGCGTTGCAGGGCGATGCCATCTGTGATATGGCGGGCAACGTGATGGAATGGGTGAACGACTGGTATGCCAATCTGCGGGATACGACCCTCATGAATTTTGCGGGTGCACCCGACGGTGGTCACCAGGGAAAGCGCATCGTGAAGGGCGGTTCTTTCCGCACGCCCGCTTCTGGAATGCTGCGGTATTCCCGCGGTGACGTGTACACCGTGACCTCTTCTACCCATGCCGAATATGTCGGGTTCCGCCTTGCCATGGGCGCCATTCCCAGCGCCGTATGGATGAACGACAAGGGGTACGCGGGCAATAGCCGTTTTGTCGTCGTGTCCAATTCCGCGAAACTTCGCGGGAAGACGGGTTCGTTCAACGTAAAACTCGCCTTCAGGAACGATTTGACGGGGAATCTCGCATATATCGACTATTCCAGCGGGATTCCGAACGTCGAGGAAATCGTCGACACGTTCGACGTGTACCATCCGGATATTTCTCCCGATGGCAAGTTGGTGGCTTTCTGTACCGGCCTCGAGGGCGTAGATGGCAAGTCGCGTATATATGTGCGCAGCCTCGATGCCATCTGGAGTTATGTCGCGAAGCTCAATGTGGATGGTGCCGCGATACCGCGCTGGCGTGTGCTCGATTCGGGCGATACCGTCATCGTCTTTGTGACATCGGCGGCGAACAACAAGGACGATGCCTCGTTCCGGACGCAGACCACTTGGCAGGTGCCGTTCTCGAAAGGCGCGTTCGGTATGCCGCAGAAACTTTTCGAAGGCGCGTACCATGGGGGCGTGAGTGACGATAACAGGCTGGCTGTTACGGGGGCGTCGAAACTGCGCGCCCGCATTGTGGACAGTTCGGGTGCCGCGCGTGATGAGGTATGGTATGAGGGCGAGCAGGCCTGCAACGCGAGCCTCGCGCGCGATGGCAGCAAACGCACGCTATTCCTTGATTTTGGCGGGAAGACGGGCCGCGAATTCGTCGGACAGGATTACGGAACGCACGAACGCCTGCTCATCGCCGACAGTACGGGCAAGTTGATTGAATCCATCGGGGCTCCCGCGGGTTTCTCGTTCGACCATACGGAATGGGCTCACGACGCCACGAGGCGTCCCGGCGAAAAATACGTGGTGACCTCTATCGCGAATCCGGAAGGCAGGCACGGCTGGGTGGTGCTGGTGGATGTAAGCGATTCGAGCATGATTGAACTCGTGGAAGGCGAAGATATGTGGCATCCCGCCCTCTGGACTCAGGAAGCGGGTAGCGCCATCCAGACGGATTTGGACTTCGACAGCGCGGGCGTGTATTGCTCAATTGGTGCGGGCGAGCCCCCTTACATGTTGCGCTATAAGCTGGAACTCCTCTGGACGTACAAGGATACCGCGAATGTCGTGATTCTTGGGTCGTCCAGGCCGCTCATGGGCCTCGTCCCGGCCCTGTTCAGCGAAGATTTCTTTGTCATAAATATGGCGAATGTGCCCAACATGGTTTACGTTTCCAAGTACCTGTTCGAAAACTACGTGCTGCCGCACGTGAAGAACCTCAAGTACCTCATCGTATCGCTGGATATCGATTTGTGGTTCCATAGCGAGCGGAGCGAATACAACTTCTTCTACAACGAATACAAGAAGTATCCGGGCTACATCTATGATGCGAACCATAACTTCTGGCAGGATAGTGTTCCCGAGGGCTTGGCCGAGGTGGTGCAGTCCTCCTTCGGGTCGGATTTCTATGCGGGCTATTTCCGTGACGAGATGGGCTATGTGCGCTTCAATCCGAAGCCTTGGGAAGATTTGCCCGTTGTGGAATATGACAGCACCTGGATGGATTTTGCCTCGGACAGCTACTATGAGGCCTTCGCGCATCTTGAGGAAATTATCGAACTGGCCGAAAGCAACGGCATTTACGTTATCGGTATCGTGTTCCCGCAGAACCCGAATTTCCAGAAGACGGGCTCGTTCGGGCGCTATGGCCCGCGCCGCAGCGAGGCTCCCGAGCTGTTGCAGGGAATTGCCGACCTGAGCAAGGAACACCCGAACTTCATCTTCATGGACGAGAACAAGATGGGCAATCACGATTTTTTGGGCGAAGTGTGCAATGACAAGGACCACCTTGCGTATACCGGCGCCGTCAAGATGACTGCCCGCATCGATTCCCTGCTCCATACGCTGAAATAG
- the pgi gene encoding glucose-6-phosphate isomerase, whose translation MSKLTDSKEWKALEAHAEVAKTWHMKELFAKDPARAGKFSLEACGLFLDYSKNIITDETMAKLQDLLKSANFDDMRAKYFAGEKINTTEKRAVLHTALRYKGNDAICVDGKDVMPEVRAVLKHMEDFTHLVRSGKWKGHTGKSIKYVVNIGIGGSDLGPVMVTEALKPYAEKPIAGETSPEVYFVSNIDGTHMAETLKKVNIEETLFIVASKTFTTLETMTNAETAKAAVLKAFNGDEKSIAKHFVALSTNTEAVAAFGIDTANMFEFWNWVGGRYSLWSAIGLSIALRIGFENYMKLHQGAYEMDQHFKTAPADKNMPVILALIGVWYNNFFGASSYAMLPYDQYLHRLAAYFQQADMESNGKTVDRDSLRVDYQTGPILWGEPGTNGQHAFYQLIHQGTKMIPCDFIAPANSHNKVGDHHQKLLSNFFAQPEALMNGKTLAQAQEELRKDGKSEEEIAFLAPHKVFEGNKPTNSIMMDYVSPETLGALIAMYEHKIFTQGVIWNINSYDQWGVELGKQLAKKILPELAKADAELGHDSSTNGLIKWFKAHQA comes from the coding sequence ATGTCGAAACTGACAGATTCTAAGGAATGGAAGGCCCTCGAAGCCCATGCCGAAGTCGCCAAGACCTGGCACATGAAGGAACTCTTCGCGAAGGACCCGGCCCGCGCCGGCAAGTTCAGCCTGGAGGCCTGCGGACTCTTCCTGGACTACTCCAAGAACATCATCACCGACGAGACCATGGCGAAGCTCCAGGACCTGCTCAAGTCCGCCAACTTCGACGACATGCGCGCCAAGTACTTCGCTGGCGAAAAGATTAACACCACCGAAAAGCGCGCTGTGCTCCACACCGCACTCCGCTACAAGGGCAACGACGCCATCTGCGTCGACGGCAAGGACGTGATGCCCGAAGTTCGCGCCGTGCTCAAGCACATGGAAGACTTTACCCACCTCGTCCGCAGCGGCAAGTGGAAGGGCCACACCGGCAAGTCCATCAAGTACGTGGTGAACATCGGTATCGGCGGTTCCGACCTCGGTCCGGTGATGGTCACCGAAGCTTTGAAGCCGTATGCCGAAAAGCCGATCGCCGGCGAAACCTCTCCGGAAGTCTACTTCGTTTCTAACATCGACGGCACTCACATGGCCGAGACGCTCAAGAAGGTGAACATCGAAGAGACGCTCTTCATCGTCGCTTCCAAGACGTTCACGACCCTCGAGACCATGACCAACGCCGAAACGGCCAAGGCCGCCGTCCTCAAGGCTTTCAACGGTGACGAGAAGTCCATCGCGAAGCACTTCGTGGCGCTTTCCACCAACACCGAAGCCGTCGCCGCCTTCGGTATCGACACCGCCAACATGTTCGAATTCTGGAACTGGGTCGGTGGCCGTTACTCCCTGTGGTCTGCCATCGGTCTCTCGATCGCTCTCCGCATCGGTTTCGAAAACTACATGAAGCTCCACCAGGGCGCCTACGAAATGGATCAGCATTTCAAGACCGCTCCGGCCGACAAGAACATGCCGGTTATCCTCGCCCTCATCGGCGTGTGGTACAACAACTTCTTCGGCGCTTCCAGCTACGCGATGCTCCCGTACGACCAGTACCTGCACCGCCTCGCCGCCTACTTCCAGCAGGCCGACATGGAATCCAACGGCAAGACCGTTGACCGCGATTCCCTGCGCGTCGACTACCAGACCGGCCCGATCCTCTGGGGCGAACCGGGCACCAACGGCCAGCACGCCTTCTACCAGCTGATCCACCAGGGCACCAAGATGATTCCTTGCGACTTCATCGCCCCGGCCAACAGCCACAACAAGGTCGGCGACCATCACCAGAAGCTGCTCTCCAACTTCTTTGCCCAACCCGAAGCCTTGATGAACGGCAAGACGCTCGCCCAGGCCCAGGAAGAACTCCGCAAGGATGGCAAGAGCGAAGAAGAAATCGCATTCCTCGCTCCGCACAAGGTGTTCGAAGGCAACAAGCCGACCAACTCCATCATGATGGACTACGTTTCCCCGGAAACGCTCGGCGCCCTCATCGCCATGTACGAACACAAGATCTTCACGCAGGGCGTTATCTGGAACATCAACAGCTACGACCAGTGGGGTGTTGAACTCGGCAAGCAGCTCGCCAAGAAGATCCTCCCGGAACTCGCCAAGGCCGACGCCGAACTGGGCCACGACAGCTCCACCAACGGGCTGATCAAGTGGTTCAAGGCTCACCAGGCTTAA
- a CDS encoding 1-deoxy-D-xylulose-5-phosphate synthase gives MLMEKIASPADVKKMDSETLKTLAGEIRTALLNKISKCGGHLSPNLGFVEATIALHYVFESPKDKIVYDVSHQSYTHKILTGRAEAFLNPEKYWSVTGYTEPCESEHDHFMIGHTSTSVSLALGLATARDIKGESGNVIAVIGDGSLSGGEAFEGLDNAGEYATNFIVVVNDNEMSIAENHGGLYASLAELRATQGKSENNYFKTLGFDYLYVEQGNEIEPLIAAFKQVKDSKKPVVVHIYTLKGKGYSFAENSKEGFHWAAPFDIPTGVINWGKGESYGGILGDYLMKKIKADPKVVVIHSAVPAGIGFFADQRKEAGKQFIDVGIAEEHAVALASGLAKGGAKPIYSTHGTFIQRTYDQLSQDLCANNNPATILVTMSGADGMNDTTHLCIFDIPMMSNIPNLVYLCPTCVEEAVAMMDYAIDQTEHPIAIRIPNGVAHRNTAFDKDYSRLNTYKVDKRGSKVALIGLGSYYTLAEEAAAELAKSGIDATIVNPRFATGIDCEVLDGLRTDHQIVVTLENGVVDGGFGEKIARYYGNTGMKVLVKGLKKEFYDKVPYGELMERNRLTPKQIAEDVTATVG, from the coding sequence ATGCTGATGGAAAAAATCGCGTCCCCTGCCGACGTCAAGAAGATGGACTCTGAAACCCTCAAGACGCTGGCTGGCGAAATCCGTACGGCCCTCCTCAACAAGATTTCAAAATGCGGCGGACACCTGTCGCCGAACCTCGGATTCGTGGAAGCGACCATCGCGCTGCATTACGTTTTTGAATCCCCGAAAGATAAAATCGTCTACGATGTGTCGCACCAGAGCTACACCCACAAGATTCTGACCGGCCGTGCCGAAGCGTTTTTGAATCCGGAAAAATACTGGAGCGTCACGGGCTACACAGAACCCTGCGAAAGCGAACATGACCACTTTATGATTGGCCATACCTCGACCTCGGTGAGCCTCGCTCTCGGACTGGCGACCGCACGCGACATCAAGGGCGAATCGGGCAATGTGATTGCCGTAATCGGTGACGGTTCCTTGAGCGGTGGCGAAGCGTTCGAAGGCCTCGACAATGCGGGCGAGTACGCGACGAACTTTATCGTGGTGGTGAACGACAACGAAATGTCCATCGCCGAAAACCACGGCGGACTCTACGCGAGCCTCGCGGAACTCCGTGCCACGCAGGGCAAAAGCGAAAACAACTATTTTAAGACCCTCGGGTTCGACTACCTCTATGTAGAACAAGGTAACGAAATTGAACCGCTCATCGCAGCGTTCAAGCAGGTGAAAGATTCCAAGAAACCCGTCGTGGTGCACATCTACACGCTCAAGGGCAAAGGCTACAGCTTTGCGGAAAACTCAAAGGAGGGTTTCCACTGGGCGGCACCGTTTGATATTCCGACCGGCGTCATCAACTGGGGCAAGGGAGAATCGTACGGAGGCATCCTCGGCGATTACCTGATGAAGAAAATCAAGGCGGACCCGAAGGTGGTCGTGATCCATTCCGCCGTGCCTGCGGGCATCGGGTTCTTTGCCGACCAGCGCAAGGAAGCGGGCAAGCAGTTCATTGACGTGGGCATTGCCGAAGAGCACGCCGTGGCGCTTGCATCCGGCCTCGCGAAGGGCGGAGCAAAACCGATTTATAGTACGCACGGCACGTTCATCCAACGCACCTACGACCAGCTTTCGCAGGACCTCTGCGCGAACAACAACCCGGCAACGATTCTCGTGACCATGTCGGGTGCCGACGGCATGAACGACACCACGCACCTCTGCATATTCGACATCCCGATGATGAGTAACATCCCGAACCTGGTATACCTCTGCCCGACCTGCGTGGAAGAGGCCGTCGCCATGATGGACTATGCGATTGACCAGACGGAACACCCGATCGCCATCCGCATCCCGAATGGAGTTGCGCACAGGAATACCGCGTTCGACAAGGATTACTCCAGGCTGAACACGTACAAGGTTGACAAACGTGGAAGCAAGGTGGCATTAATCGGTCTCGGGAGCTACTACACCCTCGCCGAAGAAGCCGCTGCAGAACTTGCAAAGTCGGGAATCGACGCGACCATTGTCAACCCGCGATTTGCCACAGGCATCGATTGCGAGGTATTGGATGGCCTGCGCACCGACCACCAGATTGTCGTTACTTTGGAAAACGGTGTTGTGGACGGCGGCTTTGGCGAGAAGATTGCGCGTTATTACGGCAATACCGGCATGAAGGTACTCGTGAAGGGCCTCAAGAAGGAATTCTACGACAAGGTGCCCTACGGCGAGCTCATGGAAAGGAACCGCCTCACGCCCAAGCAGATTGCGGAAGATGTGACGGCGACGGTGGGGTAG